The proteins below come from a single Aestuariirhabdus haliotis genomic window:
- a CDS encoding YajG family lipoprotein, with product MRLSILILLSLLAGGCALSPQQVNLNPEITPAKEAPYLRGSVAVTVFDGRNNKVLGSRGGAYANSSKLTLANDFNESISREAERVLQSFGLEIDNQNPLLTFNIFLEELNYRVPDGSYVTQVDLDAGLRVEIIKGNRTYRGQYQAQSQHRVVSAPDEEKNEMLINEVVNSALSRMLSDRSLLDFLSTP from the coding sequence ATGCGACTGTCTATTTTAATCCTGCTATCCCTACTGGCCGGTGGCTGCGCTCTTAGCCCTCAGCAAGTCAACCTGAACCCGGAAATTACCCCTGCCAAGGAAGCCCCCTACCTTCGAGGCTCGGTCGCAGTGACAGTTTTTGATGGTCGCAATAACAAGGTACTGGGTTCACGCGGTGGGGCCTATGCCAACTCCAGCAAACTGACACTGGCGAACGACTTCAATGAGAGTATTAGCCGCGAAGCCGAACGGGTACTACAGAGCTTTGGGCTGGAAATTGATAACCAGAACCCATTACTGACCTTCAATATTTTCCTCGAGGAACTCAACTATCGAGTCCCCGACGGAAGCTATGTAACCCAGGTGGACCTTGACGCCGGTCTGAGGGTTGAGATCATCAAAGGCAATCGTACCTACCGAGGCCAGTACCAGGCACAAAGCCAACACCGGGTAGTCAGCGCTCCGGACGAAGAGAAAAATGAAATGCTGATCAATGAAGTGGTGAATAGCGCCCTGAGCCGTATGCTCAGCGATCGCTCACTGCTCGATTTCCTCTCCACTCCCTGA